A genome region from Schistocerca nitens isolate TAMUIC-IGC-003100 chromosome 4, iqSchNite1.1, whole genome shotgun sequence includes the following:
- the LOC126251725 gene encoding probable serine hydrolase isoform X2, with protein MNSEVTEIKIPMPWGYVSGKWWGPREKQPILALHGWQDNAGTFDKLIPLFPADIAVLCIDLPGHGLSSHYPKGQQYYIFWDGLVIVRRVVKHFKWEHISIIGHSLGGAIGFLYASVFPDDIKKLVSIDIVSPAVREPSRIVHELGQGIDRFLKYETLTPEDAPCYSYDEMIDIVQSAYKDSLNRESCEVLMKRGMNPVTKSNCDSTKEGYLFSRDVRLKVAGLGLISADLVFELAERIKCEYLNIRAKPGLKFDKPEHYHDVLEKIKKTAKRFEFYEIEGTHHLHLNSPESVSTHIVNFLTS; from the coding sequence GAAAATGGTGGGGTCCAAGGGAGAAGCAACCTATACTTGCATTGCATGGGTGGCAGGACAATGCTGGTACCTTTGACAAGCTAATTCCTCTGTTCCCTGCTGACATTGCTGTTCTGTGTATTGACCTCCCTGGTCATGGCTTGTCATCTCATTATCCTAAAGGTCAACAATATTACATATTCTGGGATGGTCTTGTCATTGTGCGGCGTGTGGTGAAGCATTTTAAATGGGAACATATTTCCATCATTGGCCATTCTCTGGGTGGTGCTATAGGTTTTCTGTATGCTTCAGTATTCCCAGATGACATTAAAAAACTTGTGTCAATAGACATTGTGAGTCCAGCTGTGAGAGAGCCGTCCAGAATAGTGCACGAACTGGGGCAAGGAATTGACAGATTCCTTAAGTATGAAACCCTGACGCCAGAGGATGCACCTTgttattcatatgatgaaatgattGATATAGTGCAGAGTGCTTATAAAGACTCACTGAACCGAGAGTCTTGTGAAGTGCTAATGAAAAGAGGTATGAATCCTGTGACAAAATCAAATTGTGATTCAACCAAAGAAGGGTACCTCTTTAGCAGAGATGTCCGACTGAAAGTTGCTGGTTTGGGTCTCATATCAGCAGACTTAGTTTTTGAGTTAGCAGAAAGGATAAAATGTGAGTACTTGAATATAAGAGCAAAACCAGGCCTTAAGTTTGATAAACCTGAACATTATCATGATGTCCTTGAGAAAATTAAAAAGACTGCAAAAAGATTTGAATTTTATGAGATTGAAGGAACCCATCATTTGCACTTGAATTCACCTGAAAGTGTCAGTACACATATTGTTAACTTTTTAACATCATAA
- the LOC126251725 gene encoding probable serine hydrolase isoform X1, with product MEILASTEDLDLAGPSDTLDIDCSGKKSVAAGKWWGPREKQPILALHGWQDNAGTFDKLIPLFPADIAVLCIDLPGHGLSSHYPKGQQYYIFWDGLVIVRRVVKHFKWEHISIIGHSLGGAIGFLYASVFPDDIKKLVSIDIVSPAVREPSRIVHELGQGIDRFLKYETLTPEDAPCYSYDEMIDIVQSAYKDSLNRESCEVLMKRGMNPVTKSNCDSTKEGYLFSRDVRLKVAGLGLISADLVFELAERIKCEYLNIRAKPGLKFDKPEHYHDVLEKIKKTAKRFEFYEIEGTHHLHLNSPESVSTHIVNFLTS from the exons atggagattttggcgtccactgaggacctagatctcgccggaccctcagacacactggatatagactgctcaggcaaaaagtcggtggcagcag GAAAATGGTGGGGTCCAAGGGAGAAGCAACCTATACTTGCATTGCATGGGTGGCAGGACAATGCTGGTACCTTTGACAAGCTAATTCCTCTGTTCCCTGCTGACATTGCTGTTCTGTGTATTGACCTCCCTGGTCATGGCTTGTCATCTCATTATCCTAAAGGTCAACAATATTACATATTCTGGGATGGTCTTGTCATTGTGCGGCGTGTGGTGAAGCATTTTAAATGGGAACATATTTCCATCATTGGCCATTCTCTGGGTGGTGCTATAGGTTTTCTGTATGCTTCAGTATTCCCAGATGACATTAAAAAACTTGTGTCAATAGACATTGTGAGTCCAGCTGTGAGAGAGCCGTCCAGAATAGTGCACGAACTGGGGCAAGGAATTGACAGATTCCTTAAGTATGAAACCCTGACGCCAGAGGATGCACCTTgttattcatatgatgaaatgattGATATAGTGCAGAGTGCTTATAAAGACTCACTGAACCGAGAGTCTTGTGAAGTGCTAATGAAAAGAGGTATGAATCCTGTGACAAAATCAAATTGTGATTCAACCAAAGAAGGGTACCTCTTTAGCAGAGATGTCCGACTGAAAGTTGCTGGTTTGGGTCTCATATCAGCAGACTTAGTTTTTGAGTTAGCAGAAAGGATAAAATGTGAGTACTTGAATATAAGAGCAAAACCAGGCCTTAAGTTTGATAAACCTGAACATTATCATGATGTCCTTGAGAAAATTAAAAAGACTGCAAAAAGATTTGAATTTTATGAGATTGAAGGAACCCATCATTTGCACTTGAATTCACCTGAAAGTGTCAGTACACATATTGTTAACTTTTTAACATCATAA
- the LOC126251725 gene encoding probable serine hydrolase isoform X3 — MQGSGKWWGPREKQPILALHGWQDNAGTFDKLIPLFPADIAVLCIDLPGHGLSSHYPKGQQYYIFWDGLVIVRRVVKHFKWEHISIIGHSLGGAIGFLYASVFPDDIKKLVSIDIVSPAVREPSRIVHELGQGIDRFLKYETLTPEDAPCYSYDEMIDIVQSAYKDSLNRESCEVLMKRGMNPVTKSNCDSTKEGYLFSRDVRLKVAGLGLISADLVFELAERIKCEYLNIRAKPGLKFDKPEHYHDVLEKIKKTAKRFEFYEIEGTHHLHLNSPESVSTHIVNFLTS; from the coding sequence GAAAATGGTGGGGTCCAAGGGAGAAGCAACCTATACTTGCATTGCATGGGTGGCAGGACAATGCTGGTACCTTTGACAAGCTAATTCCTCTGTTCCCTGCTGACATTGCTGTTCTGTGTATTGACCTCCCTGGTCATGGCTTGTCATCTCATTATCCTAAAGGTCAACAATATTACATATTCTGGGATGGTCTTGTCATTGTGCGGCGTGTGGTGAAGCATTTTAAATGGGAACATATTTCCATCATTGGCCATTCTCTGGGTGGTGCTATAGGTTTTCTGTATGCTTCAGTATTCCCAGATGACATTAAAAAACTTGTGTCAATAGACATTGTGAGTCCAGCTGTGAGAGAGCCGTCCAGAATAGTGCACGAACTGGGGCAAGGAATTGACAGATTCCTTAAGTATGAAACCCTGACGCCAGAGGATGCACCTTgttattcatatgatgaaatgattGATATAGTGCAGAGTGCTTATAAAGACTCACTGAACCGAGAGTCTTGTGAAGTGCTAATGAAAAGAGGTATGAATCCTGTGACAAAATCAAATTGTGATTCAACCAAAGAAGGGTACCTCTTTAGCAGAGATGTCCGACTGAAAGTTGCTGGTTTGGGTCTCATATCAGCAGACTTAGTTTTTGAGTTAGCAGAAAGGATAAAATGTGAGTACTTGAATATAAGAGCAAAACCAGGCCTTAAGTTTGATAAACCTGAACATTATCATGATGTCCTTGAGAAAATTAAAAAGACTGCAAAAAGATTTGAATTTTATGAGATTGAAGGAACCCATCATTTGCACTTGAATTCACCTGAAAGTGTCAGTACACATATTGTTAACTTTTTAACATCATAA